A window from Vicinamibacteria bacterium encodes these proteins:
- a CDS encoding DUF2274 domain-containing protein, translated as MNGFAFPRQPQCHQLVHLLPYRPTSVGRTEGKREAKGDGMPLEIQPEYAREKTALRVSFPKALEDDLRLYQKALGGENRASLNHIIVSALRRFLARDKEFQKYRAAALAGGDGGQVPRE; from the coding sequence ATGAACGGGTTTGCCTTCCCGCGGCAACCTCAATGTCACCAGCTGGTACATCTCTTGCCCTATCGCCCGACGAGCGTTGGCAGGACCGAAGGCAAGAGAGAGGCAAAGGGAGACGGCATGCCGCTTGAGATCCAACCTGAGTATGCGAGGGAGAAGACAGCCCTGCGTGTGTCTTTTCCAAAGGCACTCGAGGACGATCTTCGCCTCTACCAGAAAGCACTCGGGGGTGAGAACAGGGCGAGCCTCAATCACATCATCGTCTCCGCGCTGCGCAGGTTCCTGGCTCGCGACAAAGAATTCCAGAAATACCGAGCGGCCGCCCTTGCCGGCGGCGACGGCGGCCAAGTGCCGCGGGAGTGA